One genomic region from Rosa rugosa chromosome 1, drRosRugo1.1, whole genome shotgun sequence encodes:
- the LOC133723170 gene encoding putative U-box domain-containing protein 50 isoform X1, whose amino-acid sequence MEGQEEKVYVALGNQLPDGIKTLEWTLRKWRFQPISIVILHVTNSVSAKDYVSTPYGKLPASSVSDEKVKILRRLDQDKIDKILSKYINFCRKARVKAEILNVERYDDPIHMQILDLISGLHITKLVMGFLFMKSSSWKPKTVISGSFHIHQHKPESCELFIICGGKEVFLRGENNDQKISMEDDQGAMVATMKDRVSIKFIIGSMFGSRQSSSVSSTRNHSSSLENMQWENCVQEIEIYLQQLCSNSDEEDYHEQESDTTQQASPTDAIVLELNGNPNLNIAEKFESLKIKVREAHERLQSKKKEVQASVDRRLKAEWAICLCKRRAEELEIQIKEEAKKRIEMNKLLDKDKDFLHEVKTDIEGSKNKLNSLIELRSELSQRLRISKMARARMEAQLENDITNRAEMVREIEELRRERDVFQRRIEFCREKDALGMAGRSSSDQLSCCLREYTVEEIKLATNGYSERLLFKTGSGRSPTVYKGRFNHDRVAIKLFNSDDGLPREDFQAKVKLISHIRHPHLLAMMGYCSELNCIVYEYMHNGSLQDVLFSSPENSIKGCQVLTWHDRIRIAAEVCSAVCYIHEARPKPIIHGHLSPSNILLDCNLVAKVSGFGLGLCHYDESHVGWDMRAFGVLTMNLLIGRNTVDEAMFTDTTGLVRALDETAGPWPLDLAQELAGLVSLCLSVNERPNMDFKMMTIMEELDVIKKKADDLVARGGSYGVKIGGRVHEEVCNDVPSVFLCPIFQEVMKDPHVAADGFSYEREAIGEWLRMGRDTSPMTNLQLTHTTLVPNRTLRFLIQEWHCKRSIPYPQQ is encoded by the exons ATGGAAGGTCAAGAAGAGAAGGTTTACGTTGCACTTGGGAACCAGCTGCCAGATGGAATCAAGACTTTGGAGTGGACTTTGAGGAAGTGGAGATTTCAGCCGATTTCGATTGTTATCCTTCATGTAACCAACAGTGTTTCTGCCAAAGATTATGTTTCCACCCCAT ATGGGAAGCTGCCCGCAAGTTCTGTGAGTGATGAGAAAGTGAAGATTCTGAGGAGGCTTGATCAAGACAAAATTGACAAAATCCTTTCCAAGTACATAAATTTCTGTCGTAAGGCTAGG GTGAAGGCTGAGATACTCAACGTGGAGAGATATGATGACCCTATTCATATGCAAATCCTAGATCTGATTTCGGGACTTCATATAACCAAATTGGTGATGGGATTTTTGTTCATGAAATCATCTTCATG GAAACCAAAAACCGTAATCAGTGGATCATTTCACATCCATCAGCACAAGCCGGAATCTTGTGAATTATTCATAATATGTGGTGGAAAGGAGGTATTTCTAAGAGGAGAAAATAATGATCAAAAAATATCAATGGAAGATGATCAAGGAGCCATGGTTGCAACAATGAAAGACAGGGTCAGTATCAAATTTATCATAGGAAGTATGTTCGGAAGTCGTCAAAGCTCATCTGTTTCATCAACAAGAAATCATTCGTCCAGCTTGGAAAATATGCAGTGGGAAAATTGTGTTCAAGAAATTGAGATTTACTTGCAGCAGTTGTGTTCAAATTCGGATGAAGAAGATTATCATGAACAGGAAAGTGATACTACTCAACAAGCTAGTCCAACAGATGCCATAGTGCTGGAACTTAATGGAAATCCGAATTTG AACATTGCAGAAAAATTTGAGTCCCTTAAAATTAAAGTAAGAGAAGCTCATGAGAGGTTACAGTCGAAGAAGAAAGAAGTCCAAGCAAGTGTTGATAGGCGTCTCAAAGCTGAATGGGCCATTTGTTTATGCAAACGCCGG GCTGAAGAGTTAGAGATTCAAATAAAGGAAGAGGCCAAGAAGAGAATAGAAATGAATAAATTACTAGACAAAGATAAAGATTTCCTCCATGAAGTAAAAACCGATATTGAAGGAAGCAAGAACAAGCTAAACTCACTCATAGAGCTTCGATCAGAGCTTTCACAGAGGCTCCGTATTTCCAAAATGGCAAGAGCACGCATGGAGGCCCAGCTAGAGAATGACATAACAAATCGTGCAGAAATGGTTCGAGAAATCGAAGAGTTGCGACGAGAAAGAGACGTTTTCCAGCGGAGGATTGAATTTTGCAGAGAGAAAGATGCCCTAGGAATGGCAGGAAGGTCGAGTAGTGATCAACTGAGCTGCTGTCTGAGGGAGTACACAGTCGAAGAGATAAAATTGGCCACTAATGGCTATTCAGAGAGATTATTATTTAAAACAGGAAGTGGTAGAAGCCCTACTGTTTATAAAGGGCGTTTCAACCACGACAGAGTTGCTATCAAACTATTCAACTCGGATGATGGACTGCCCCGAGAAGATTTTCAAGCCAAG GTGAAGCTCATCAGCCACATTAGGCACCCTCATCTGCTTGCCATGATGGGCTACTGCTCCGAGCTAAACTGCATTGTCTATGAATACATGCACAATGGTAGCCTACAGGATGTTTTATTTTCCTCTCCGGAAAACTCTATAAAGGGATGCCAGGTTCTGACGTGGCACGACCGCATTCGCATTGCAGCCGAGGTTTGCTCCGCCGTGTGCTACATCCATGAGGCTCGGCCCAAGCCCATTATTCATGGGCACCTCAGCCCATCCAACATCCTACTTGATTGCAACCTCGTTGCGAAAGTCAGTGGGTTTGGGCTCGGCCTATGCCACTACGACGAAAGCCATGTTGGATGGGACATGCGGGCTTTCGGGGTTTTGACTATGAATCTTCTAATAGGGAGGAATACAGTTGATGAGGCTATGTTTACGGATACGACAGGCCTGGTCCGGGCTTTAGACGAGACTGCTGGGCCTTGGCCATTGGATTTGGCTCAGGAACTTGCGGGCTTGGTATCACTGTGTTTATCCGTAAACGAAAGGCCTAATATGGATTTTAAAATGATGACAATAATGGAAGAGCTTGATGTAATCAAGAAAAAGGCTGATGATTTAGTTGCAAGAGGAGGGTCATATGGAGTGAAGATTGGTGGAAGAGTTCATGAAGAAGTCTGCAATGATGTCCCAAGTGTTTTCCTCTGCCCCATCTTTCAG GAAGTTATGAAGGATCCACATGTGGCCGCTGATGGATTTTCATACGAGCGGGAAGCCATTGGAGAATGGTTGCGAATGGGACGCGATACATCACCAATGACAAATCTACAACTTACGCACACAACTCTTGTCCCTAATCGTACCCTTCGTTTTCTTATTCAAGAGTGGCATTGTAAAAGATCGATTCCATATCCACAGCAGTAA
- the LOC133723170 gene encoding putative U-box domain-containing protein 50 isoform X2 — protein sequence MQILDLISGLHITKLVMGFLFMKSSSWKPKTVISGSFHIHQHKPESCELFIICGGKEVFLRGENNDQKISMEDDQGAMVATMKDRVSIKFIIGSMFGSRQSSSVSSTRNHSSSLENMQWENCVQEIEIYLQQLCSNSDEEDYHEQESDTTQQASPTDAIVLELNGNPNLNIAEKFESLKIKVREAHERLQSKKKEVQASVDRRLKAEWAICLCKRRAEELEIQIKEEAKKRIEMNKLLDKDKDFLHEVKTDIEGSKNKLNSLIELRSELSQRLRISKMARARMEAQLENDITNRAEMVREIEELRRERDVFQRRIEFCREKDALGMAGRSSSDQLSCCLREYTVEEIKLATNGYSERLLFKTGSGRSPTVYKGRFNHDRVAIKLFNSDDGLPREDFQAKVKLISHIRHPHLLAMMGYCSELNCIVYEYMHNGSLQDVLFSSPENSIKGCQVLTWHDRIRIAAEVCSAVCYIHEARPKPIIHGHLSPSNILLDCNLVAKVSGFGLGLCHYDESHVGWDMRAFGVLTMNLLIGRNTVDEAMFTDTTGLVRALDETAGPWPLDLAQELAGLVSLCLSVNERPNMDFKMMTIMEELDVIKKKADDLVARGGSYGVKIGGRVHEEVCNDVPSVFLCPIFQEVMKDPHVAADGFSYEREAIGEWLRMGRDTSPMTNLQLTHTTLVPNRTLRFLIQEWHCKRSIPYPQQ from the exons ATGCAAATCCTAGATCTGATTTCGGGACTTCATATAACCAAATTGGTGATGGGATTTTTGTTCATGAAATCATCTTCATG GAAACCAAAAACCGTAATCAGTGGATCATTTCACATCCATCAGCACAAGCCGGAATCTTGTGAATTATTCATAATATGTGGTGGAAAGGAGGTATTTCTAAGAGGAGAAAATAATGATCAAAAAATATCAATGGAAGATGATCAAGGAGCCATGGTTGCAACAATGAAAGACAGGGTCAGTATCAAATTTATCATAGGAAGTATGTTCGGAAGTCGTCAAAGCTCATCTGTTTCATCAACAAGAAATCATTCGTCCAGCTTGGAAAATATGCAGTGGGAAAATTGTGTTCAAGAAATTGAGATTTACTTGCAGCAGTTGTGTTCAAATTCGGATGAAGAAGATTATCATGAACAGGAAAGTGATACTACTCAACAAGCTAGTCCAACAGATGCCATAGTGCTGGAACTTAATGGAAATCCGAATTTG AACATTGCAGAAAAATTTGAGTCCCTTAAAATTAAAGTAAGAGAAGCTCATGAGAGGTTACAGTCGAAGAAGAAAGAAGTCCAAGCAAGTGTTGATAGGCGTCTCAAAGCTGAATGGGCCATTTGTTTATGCAAACGCCGG GCTGAAGAGTTAGAGATTCAAATAAAGGAAGAGGCCAAGAAGAGAATAGAAATGAATAAATTACTAGACAAAGATAAAGATTTCCTCCATGAAGTAAAAACCGATATTGAAGGAAGCAAGAACAAGCTAAACTCACTCATAGAGCTTCGATCAGAGCTTTCACAGAGGCTCCGTATTTCCAAAATGGCAAGAGCACGCATGGAGGCCCAGCTAGAGAATGACATAACAAATCGTGCAGAAATGGTTCGAGAAATCGAAGAGTTGCGACGAGAAAGAGACGTTTTCCAGCGGAGGATTGAATTTTGCAGAGAGAAAGATGCCCTAGGAATGGCAGGAAGGTCGAGTAGTGATCAACTGAGCTGCTGTCTGAGGGAGTACACAGTCGAAGAGATAAAATTGGCCACTAATGGCTATTCAGAGAGATTATTATTTAAAACAGGAAGTGGTAGAAGCCCTACTGTTTATAAAGGGCGTTTCAACCACGACAGAGTTGCTATCAAACTATTCAACTCGGATGATGGACTGCCCCGAGAAGATTTTCAAGCCAAG GTGAAGCTCATCAGCCACATTAGGCACCCTCATCTGCTTGCCATGATGGGCTACTGCTCCGAGCTAAACTGCATTGTCTATGAATACATGCACAATGGTAGCCTACAGGATGTTTTATTTTCCTCTCCGGAAAACTCTATAAAGGGATGCCAGGTTCTGACGTGGCACGACCGCATTCGCATTGCAGCCGAGGTTTGCTCCGCCGTGTGCTACATCCATGAGGCTCGGCCCAAGCCCATTATTCATGGGCACCTCAGCCCATCCAACATCCTACTTGATTGCAACCTCGTTGCGAAAGTCAGTGGGTTTGGGCTCGGCCTATGCCACTACGACGAAAGCCATGTTGGATGGGACATGCGGGCTTTCGGGGTTTTGACTATGAATCTTCTAATAGGGAGGAATACAGTTGATGAGGCTATGTTTACGGATACGACAGGCCTGGTCCGGGCTTTAGACGAGACTGCTGGGCCTTGGCCATTGGATTTGGCTCAGGAACTTGCGGGCTTGGTATCACTGTGTTTATCCGTAAACGAAAGGCCTAATATGGATTTTAAAATGATGACAATAATGGAAGAGCTTGATGTAATCAAGAAAAAGGCTGATGATTTAGTTGCAAGAGGAGGGTCATATGGAGTGAAGATTGGTGGAAGAGTTCATGAAGAAGTCTGCAATGATGTCCCAAGTGTTTTCCTCTGCCCCATCTTTCAG GAAGTTATGAAGGATCCACATGTGGCCGCTGATGGATTTTCATACGAGCGGGAAGCCATTGGAGAATGGTTGCGAATGGGACGCGATACATCACCAATGACAAATCTACAACTTACGCACACAACTCTTGTCCCTAATCGTACCCTTCGTTTTCTTATTCAAGAGTGGCATTGTAAAAGATCGATTCCATATCCACAGCAGTAA
- the LOC133723180 gene encoding putative U-box domain-containing protein 50, with protein MDRQAEKVYVAVGNDIQDGFKTLEWTLKNWNSQPISIVILHVAHDISKDFVYTPFGKLPASSVSDEKLEVLMKYEQEKIDKLLHKYLAFCGQVKAQILTVDKCEQPIHKIIMDLIFRHQITRLVMGFTFLKTSSTWRIKSAVSGAFYIHHHKPDFCELFVICGGRLVFLRGENNKGIMEDDQGVIVAKLREKASFKGWLAKMFNETSATSPDTASATSSDTTSANPNSPISSQNNWECHVQEIENYFQHLLSLRLEEEACGQENVDVQKNPMESNMIVAEDMKTKLKEAQETIKLKRKEAKANVERQTKAQWAISLCNSRAEELEAQIQEEVTSRAELKKALDSEKEQLHEVIMDTGESRSRLNSLMELQFELSNKLQISTLAKSNTESQLEKAVSSRAEMVREIEELRQHRDVLHRRIEFCKEKDVIGMVGRLTDTSCGFKKYTAEEIRLATNNFSERLRIKPGGDWNTTMYRGRINHATVAIKILNFAKGDSKQDFKAKVTILSHIRHPHLVTMIGFCTELRCIVFEYMHNGSLRDILLRDLLFSSHISSKKRKRTLGWHDRIRIAMEICSGLGFLHTAKPRPIVHGRLSLSNILLDRNLITKISGFGLSRTHNEQSIRSDIRAFGVLMMHLLTGRNWAGLGQAMNMDRAAVIRDLDEMAGHWPLDLAEKLAGLALTCLTSNRGPSRDLRLATVMEELNELKRYGDDIVARRRSEGLMDGDVEEIGTSDVPSCFLCPISQEVMKNPHVAADGFSYELETIEEWLGMGHETSPMTNLRLKHTFLTPNHTLRSLIQDWHNKRSLPLP; from the exons ATGGATAGACAAGCAGAGAAGGTCTATGTTGCAGTTGGGAATGATATACAAGATGGGTTTAAGACCTTGGAGTGGACACTGAAGAATTGGAATTCTCAGCCGATTTCCATAGTCATTCTTCATGTAGCTCATGACATTTCGAAGGATTTCGTCTACACCCCAT TTGGGAAGCTCCCTGCAAGTTCTGTGAGTGATGAGAAATTGGAAGTTCTTATGAAATATGAGCAAGAAAAGATTGATAAGTTGCTGCACAAGTACTTAGCATTCTGTGGCCAG GTGAAGGCTCAAATACTGACAGTGGATAAATGTGAGCAACCAATTCATAAAATCATCATGGATTTGATCTTTAGACACCAAATAACAAGACTGGTTATGGGATTCACTTTCTTGAAGACTTCGTCAACTTG GAGAATAAAGAGTGCAGTAAGTGGAGCATTTTATATTCATCATCACAAGCCGGATTTCTGCGAATTGTTTGTGATATGCGGGGGAAGACTTGTTTTCCTTAGAGGAGAAAATAACAAAGGAATCATGGAGGATGATCAAGGTGTCATTGTTGCAAAACTGAGAGAAAAAGCCAGTTTCAAAGGTTGGCTAGCAAAAATGTTCAATGAAACCTCAGCAACTTCCCCAGATACAGCTTCAGCAACTTCCTCAGATACAACTTCAGCAAATCCCAACTCCCCAATTAGTTCACAGAACAATTGGGAATGCCATGTccaagaaattgaaaattatTTCCAGCATTTGTTATCCTTGAGATTGGAGGAAGAAGCTTGTGGGCAGGAGAATGTTGATGTTCAAAAAAATCCAATGGAATCTAACATG ATTGTTGCAGAAGACATGAAAACAAAGCTAAAGGAAGCTCAAGAGACAATCAAGTTGAAAAGAAAGGAAGCCAAGGCCAATGTCGAAAGACAAACTAAAGCACAATGGGCCATTAGTCTATGCAATTCTCGG GCGGAAGAACTTGAAGCACAAATACAAGAAGAGGTGACTAGCCGAGCAGAGTTAAAGAAAGCGCTAGACTCTGAAAAGGAACAGCTTCATGAAGTTATAATGGACACTGGAGAGAGCAGAAGTAGGCTAAATtcactaatggagctccaattTGAGCTCTCAAATAAGCTCCAAATTTCCACATTGGCGAAATCAAATACCGAGTCCCAACTAGAGAAGGCCGTAAGCAGTCGGGCAGAGATGGTTAGGGAGATTGAGGAATTGCGGCAGCATAGAGATGTTCTACATCGTAGAATCGAGTTTTGTAAAGAAAAGGATGTCATTGGAATGGTTGGAAGGCTCACTGACACGAGCTGTGGATTCAAGAAGTACACAGCTGAAGAGATCAGATTGGCTACGAACAATTTTTCAGAACGCTTGAGAATTAAACCAGGAGGGGATTGGAACACTACTATGTATAGAGGGCGCATCAACCATGCCACGGTTGCAATCAAGATCCTCAACTTTGCTAAAGGAGACTCTAAGCAAGATTTTAAAGCTAAG GTTACAATTCTTAGCCACATAAGACACCCACATCTAGTAACAATGATTGGCTTCTGCACTGAGCTAAGGTGCATTGTGTTTGAATACATGCACAATGGTAGCTTGAGAGACATATTACTGAGGGATTTATTGTTCTCCTCCCACATAAGCTCTAAGAAAAGAAAGCGAACCCTAGGGTGGCATGACCGTATCCGTATTGCGATGGAGATTTGCTCGGGCCTGGGCTTTCTCCACACGGCTAAGCCCAGACCCATTGTTCACGGACGACTTTCCTTATCCAACATCCTCCTTGATCGGAACCTCATCACGAAAATAAGTGGTTTCGGGCTCTCACGCACCCATAATGAACAAAGCATTAGATCAGACATTCGGGCTTTTGGGGTACTGATGATGCATCTTTTAACCGGAAGGAATTGGGCAGGACTAGGCCAGGCCATGAATATGGACCGAGCAGCTGTGATTCGTGATTTAGATGAGATGGCTGGACATTGGCCTTTGGATTTGGCAGAGAAACTTGCCGGGTTGGCCTTGACTTGCTTGACAAGTAACCGTGGACCTAGTCGAGATCTGAGGCTGGCAACAGTGATGGAAGAGCTCAATGAGTTGAAGAGATATGGTGATGATATTGTGGCAAGAAGAAGATCTGAGGGGCTGATGGATGGAGATGTAGAAGAAATTGGCACCAGTGATGTACCTAGTTGTTTCCTCTGCCCCATTTCTCAG GAAGTGATGAAGAATCCACATGTGGCAGCCGATGGATTTTCGTATGAACTTGAGACCATAGAGGAATGGCTAGGAATGGGGCATGAAACATCGCCAATGACAAACCTCAGGCTAAAGCACACATTTCTTACCCCTAATCACACCCTCCGTTCCCTAATTCAAGATTGGCATAATAAGAGGTCCCTTCCACTACCGTAA
- the LOC133727539 gene encoding putative U-box domain-containing protein 50, with translation MATLKEYTAEEIVLATDNFSWRLRSESVGIWGSVYKGYVDNEAVSVKFLASPEERGLTSRVKSLGLTRHRNLLSMLGFCSELNCFVYEHVEYSRVLHEVVKQNLHWHDRIRIASQICSALSYIINRARGERIIPDYLNASNVLIDPNLNAKINVVLKICDKPDFAWDVKTFGYLVLNLLTGIPGNCFSYCYVRWFVGLPHGLDKTAGQWPMDLAEKLMNVCRRCVDCNPRDDFRKKYIMVVIVKEMKDVKEKADEIVRGCSGTNDLVTSGRDQDSDIPTQFYCPIYKEVMKDPHVAADGFSYEREGIEKWFQTGHDTSPMTNLKLKNKILTPNGTLKLLIKDWYRERSIPYPNP, from the exons ATGGCCACGCTTAAGGAGTACACAGCCGAGGAGATCGTATTGGCTACTGATAATTTTTCTTGGCGTTTGAGATCAGAGTCTGTAGGAATTTGGGGCAGTGTTTATAAAGGCTATGTTGACAATGAAGCAGTTTCCGTCAAATTCCTCGCCTCCCCCGAAGAACGTGGTCTTACATCTAGG GTTAAGTCCCTCGGACTAACTAGACACCGTAACCTTCTTTCAATGTTGGGCTTCTGCTCAGAGCTCAACTGCTTTGTCTATGAACATGTAGAGTATAGTCGCGTGCTGCACGAGGTCGTCAAGCAAAACCTTCATTGGCACGATCGCATTCGTATTGCCAGTCAAATTTGCTCGGCCTTGTCCTACATTATTAACAGGGCTAGGGGTGAACGTATTATTCCTGACTATCTCAATGCATCCAACGTTCTTATTGATCCAAATCTTAATGCCAAAATCAATGTTGTGCTGAAAATATGCGACAAGCCGGATTTTGCATGGGATGTAAAGACCTTTGGCTATCTGGTTCTGAATCTCTTAACTGGCATTCCCGGAAATTGTTTTTCTTACTGTTATGTTAGATGGTTTGTTGGTTTGCCCCACGGTTTGGACAAGACGGCAGGTCAATGGCCTATGGATTTGGCTGAGAAATTGATGAATGTGTGCCGACGCTGTGTAGACTGTAATCCTAGAGATGATTTTAGGAAAAAGTACATTATGGTGGTAATAGTGAAAGAGATGAAAGATGTTAAGGAAAAGGCTGATGAAATTGTCAGAGGATGTTCAGGAACAAATGATCTAGTTACCAGTGGTAGAGATCAGGACTCTGATATTCCAACACAATTCTACTGCCCCATATATAAG GAAGTAATGAAAGATCCACATGTGGCTGCTGATGGATTTTCCTATGAGCGAGAAGGCATAGAGAAATGGTTCCAAACCGGGCACGACACATCACCAATGACCAATTTGAAGCTCAAGAATAAAATTCTTACCCCTAATGGTACCCTTAAGCTTCTGATCAAAGACTGGTATCGTGAAAGATCAATTCCTTATCCAAATCcataa